A stretch of the Aphis gossypii isolate Hap1 chromosome 2, ASM2018417v2, whole genome shotgun sequence genome encodes the following:
- the LOC114126135 gene encoding brain tumor protein: MMASPTPSLDSLSGFNTFGPDYNRSLSSSHSPTDSDSSGSGVSTGGSGTSNNTGPRKCQLCHEIFSNPRVLPCLHTFCHACLENNQDQPEKITCPNCHQECILTNRGISGLLPDFTVNGSIEVNPDKFAGVCKGCKNLNTNVVAYCYDCQQTLCANCMMAHQFMNCFEDHRLHGLTFENGDDTKNAFIPTTVGDRVVFCSRHKNESLKYFCRTCNVPVCKECTLSDHQFSMHDVEHLSDIGVKLLDILNGTVQESKVKATDIRNMVKNIEHTSNKLQVQYHKAQNEINETFAFYRSMLEERKQELLKEVESVYSAKQLTLNEASQKGLEVVDKIYQTGEFVDRLTKNANVVECLLFKKLLDSKLQSLMSYEPDNSVQNICDLEFVSNYQAIQVGVRNTFGYVRSSTELGVIGPGKQPPIARPTNGSLMNGNSTIISNGCMNGGGPADLMQQHNGVNCTNGGGGNGGIIERPYSNGLTSTSPLSSGQYDTNNILSKRFNSVNSLGPFSASSIGDLNLNAIGNMNGINGMGGGNGGNGGNGVNGGGMNSINPYEKWSNGGSGDIFQNGSADFPLTIDNNDSILDLSSKLFTASIFPPKSQIKRHKMIYHCKFGEFGAMEGQFTEPSGVAVNAQNDIIVADTNNHRIQIFDKEGRFKFQFGECGKRDGQLLYPNRVAVVKPSGDIIVTERSPTHQIQIYNQYGQFVRKFGANILQHPRGITVDNKGRIVVVECKVMRVIIFDQAGNVLVKFGCSKHLEFPNGVVVNDKQEIFISDNRAHCVKVFNYEGQYLRQIGSQGITNYPIGVGINASGEILIADNHNNFNLTIFTQEGQLVSALESKVKHAQCFDVALMDDGSVVLASKDYRLYIYRYIQIPPMLM; encoded by the coding sequence ATGATGGCTTCTCCAACGCCGTCTCTAGATTCGTTATCCGGATTCAACACGTTCGGCCCGGACTACAATAGATCGTTGTCATCTAGCCACTCACCAACCGACTCAGATAGCAGCGGTTCGGGCGTGTCCACAGGTGGCAGTGGAACGAGCAACAACACTGGTCCCCGCAAATGCCAGTTGTGCCATGAGATTTTCTCAAACCCGCGAGTGCTTCCTTGTCTACACACCTTCTGTCACGCCTGCTTAGAGAATAACCAGGACCAACCGGAGAAAATCACGTGCCCCAACTGTCACCAGGAGTGCATCCTCACAAACCGCGGAATATCCGGACTGTTGCCAGACTTCACCGTAAACGGTTCGATCGAGGTGAACCCGGACAAGTTTGCGGGAGTGTGCAAAGGCTGCAAGAATCTCAACACAAACGTGGTGGCATACTGTTACGACTGTCAGCAAACGCTGTGCGCAAACTGCATGATGGCCCACCAATTCATGAACTGTTTTGAAGATCACCGCTTGCACGGTTTGACGTTCGAAAATGGTGACGACACGAAGAACGCGTTCATACCGACCACCGTGGGCGATCGCGTGGTGTTCTGCTCTCGTCACAAGAACGAGTCGCTCAAGTACTTTTGCCGCACGTGCAACGTGCCCGTGTGCAAAGAGTGCACTCTCAGCGACCATCAGTTCAGCATGCACGACGTGGAACACTTGAGCGACATTGGCGTCAAGTTGCTGGACATACTCAACGGAACGGTACAGGAGAGCAAAGTCAAGGCGACCGACATCCGCAACATGGTGAAGAACATCGAACATACATCCAACAAACTGCAGGTGCAGTACCACAAAGCGCAGAACGAGATTAACGAGACGTTTGCATTTTACCGGTCCATGCTCGAGGAGCGTAAACAGGAGCTTCTGAAGGAGGTGGAGAGCGTGTACAGTGCCAAGCAGCTGACGTTGAACGAGGCATCGCAAAAGGGCTTGGAGGTCGTGGACAAGATCTACCAGACTGGTGAGTTCGTCGATCGTCTGACCAAAAACGCCAATGTGGTCGAGTGCTTATTGTTCAAGAAACTTCTTGACTCCAAGCTGCAGTCGCTTATGAGCTACGAACCCGACAACAGCGTACAGAACATCTGCGATCTGGAATTCGTGTCCAACTATCAGGCCATACAGGTGGGCGTGCGGAACACTTTTGGGTACGTGCGGTCCAGCACCGAACTGGGAGTAATCGGGCCTGGCAAACAGCCTCCGATCGCCCGTCCGACTAACGGGTCGCTGATGAACGGAAACTCGACGATCATCTCAAACGGTTGCATGAACGGCGGTGGCCCCGCAGACCTAATGCAGCAGCACAACGGTGTCAACTGCACCAACGGCGGAGGCGGCAACGGTGGCATCATCGAACGTCCGTATTCCAACGGGCTGACGTCCACTAGCCCTTTGTCGTCCGGCCAGTACGACACCAACAACATCCTGTCCAAGCGGTTCAACAGCGTCAACAGCTTGGGACCGTTTTCGGCCAGCTCGATCGGTGACTTGAACCTGAACGCCATCGGCAACATGAACGGAATCAACGGCATGGGTGGTGGAAACGGTGGTAACGGCGGTAACGGCGTCAACGGTGGTGGCATGAACAGCATCAACCCGTACGAGAAGTGGTCCAACGGCGGTAGCGGTGATATATTCCAAAACGGCAGTGCCGACTTCCCGCTCACCATCGACAACAACGACTCTATACTGGACCTGTCCAGCAAGCTGTTCACCGCGTCCATATTCCCGCCTAAGTCGCAAATCAAGCGGCACAAGATGATCTACCACTGCAAGTTCGGCGAGTTCGGCGCCATGGAGGGCCAGTTCACCGAGCCCAGCGGCGTGGCGGTGAACGCGCAGAACGACATCATCGTGGCGGACACCAACAACCACCGAATTCAGATATTCGACAAGGAGGGCCGGTTCAAGTTCCAGTTCGGCGAGTGCGGCAAACGGGACGGACAGCTGCTGTACCCCAACCGCGTGGCCGTGGTTAAGCCGTCCGGCGACATAATCGTCACCGAACGGTCGCCCACACACCAGATCCAGATCTACAACCAGTACGGACAGTTCGTACGCAAGTTCGGCGCCAATATTCTGCAGCACCCCCGCGGCATCACCGTCGACAACAAGGGCCGCATCGTGGTGGTCGAGTGCAAAGTGATGCGCGTCATCATCTTCGACCAGGCCGGCAACGTGCTGGTCAAGTTCGGGTGTTCCAAGCACTTGGAATTCCCTAACGGCGTGGTGGTCAACGACAAACAGGAGATATTCATTTCTGACAACCGGGCACACTGCGTCAAGGTGTTCAACTACGAGGGCCAGTATCTGCGGCAGATCGGCAGCCAGGGCATCACTAACTATCCGATTGGCGTGGGCATAAACGCCTCGGGCGAGATACTCATCGCCGACAACCACAACAATTTCAATCTGACCATATTCACGCAGGAGGGCCAGCTGGTGTCCGCCCTCGAGTCCAAGGTGAAACATGCCCAGTGCTTCGACGTCGCCCTCATGGACGACGGCTCCGTCGTGCTGGCCAGCAAGGACTATCGGCTGTACATCTACCGTTACATTCAAATACCTCCGATGTTAATGTAG